CTTATGCAGGTCTGCTCTGTAGATTGGGTAACTCATATCGCTGTGCTCAGCCGGTTCGGCCCTTGGGTGTTGTGGTTATGTCACCATCACACAATAGTAACATTATTCCTCGGCACACGAATAGAAACCTTGAGCGAGGACTTCCCCTCGGCAAGGTTCTTCACGTGAGAGAACCTGACAAACAGTATTTTCGCGTATGTGATATATAGGAACGGGCTCAGGCCGAGTTTCGTGTGAATCGAGAATGAATGATTGTTGGTGAACTCCAGCAGGCCGAAAAAGGCGGTCGCTTGATGATCATGCGCGTACCTTATGCTTGCCGCCAGGGCCGGCATGTAAATACCTTTTCCCCGTGCCTCCGGCACCGTATAGGCCCCGAACATGTAGTAGCCGGCGGGACCGAAATCGTAATCAAACCCCATCCCCCGGACGTAGCAGCGGCCCCAGGCCCCCCAGACCACGGCAACGGGCGGGTCGTCCCCCAGCGACGACAGAAAACACACCGCCCCTGCTTTCAACAGCGATTCAACTTGATCACGCGTCAGGTTTCCGATGCGGTCTATGTCATCTATGTCGGATAGTGTGGCGGTATGTACCTTCACTTCCGGGCTGTATTTTTCTGACAACTCAAAGGACACGGTTCTCACTATCCAGGCTCTGTTGAAGCGAAAGAGCCACGCCGGCAGTTCACCGGCCAGCGTATGCAGGCCGAGCGAAAACTCTCCCCTGGCGAACAGCCTGAGAATTCTGCCGAGGAATCGTATCGGTTTCACGTTCGTGCCTTATTTCAGTCGTATCGGTCGGGGGCGCCGTTCCCTTTGCCGCTTGTCGGAAGATCGTTTTTGCCTGCGGTCGCGGCCGGGTCGATGGCGGGTGCTCCCGTTACGGGCTCAGTCCGGCCGCCCGGTAAATGACGGGCCGTGCGGCGGCGGCCAGGATGGTGTACCCTCTCTCATTGACGTGAACCGGGTCGGTCGAGCAATCGCGGGGAAGGAAGCCGTCGTCATCCTCGATGGCGGCCGCGAAATCGATCAAGTACAGACTGTTTACCTCCGCATATTGTCGGACCCAGGTATTGAAGGCCCTGAGGGAATCAGCCGCGCTGAAGTCGCCGATGTGCGCCTCCGGTTTTCCCGCCGGGATAATCGTGGAAACGACGGGCGTGATGTCGTTGGCCCGGGCCAGTTGGGTCATCATCTCCATCCCGTCCTTCAGGACCGCCAGGGGAAGTTGGGGACGGATATTGATGGAACAGAACTTGATCACCACCGCTCGCGGCCTGAGGTCGACAACGTCGCGCTTGAAGCGCGCGAGCATCTGCGGTACCAGTTGACCACCGACGCCGCGATTGAGTATCGAAACGCGGGGGAAATCGCGCTCGAGGTCCCACCTGGCGGTGATGGAGGCACCGAAAAAAACCACGCGCGTTGAATCAGTCTCTCCCGCTTCAAGGCGTTTTTTGATCCGCTCGTTTTCTTCTGCGTACGGGATTGAGGGGCCGGTCTGCTTCGTGGTTCCGGTCAGCCGTCGCTTGAGTTCACCCAGCGGCGACCCGCCGTACCGGATGAAGTGGAAGAACCCCCATATGGCTACGAGGTTGAGCAGTATCGAACCGACCAGAATGATTTTCCAGAGGTTCTGCATGATTATTTGTCCCCCGCCGCACTGCCGGCGGTGTCGGTCACCTGAAGGCTGACCTTGCGCGCCGGGTTACCCATGACGGTGATGCCGTCCGGCACTTCCTTGTAAACCACGCTGCCGGCGCCGACCGTGCAGCCCGCGCCGACGTCGGCAAGGATCAGCGCGCCCTCGCCGATCCAACTGTTGCCGCCGATATGGATGCACTGGTACTCTTCTCTGACCGCCCCGTCCTGTGCCCGTTCTTCGGGACGCCCGTGCTGATACTTGCCCGAAATGACCGACACCCTCGCGCCGAACAGCACGTTTTCGCCGATGTCCGCGTACCCGATGATCGAATGAGTGCCGACGACCCCCCCGCCACGGATCACCGTGTCGCGGTGGGCCACCATGCTGCCGAACAGAAAGCAGGCATCGGGGGATATTCGGGTGCAGACCGCCCAGTAGAAGGCCAGCCTCAGGTACTGGCCGCACAGCGTGGGGCACAGGGCCAGGAGTTCTTTGCACGAACCGTAGACCCGTTCGGCTTTTCTACCGAAGAGCAGTGCCTCCAGGAGGGTCACGAAGATCAGCGGCGAGGTGAGGACAAGCCCCGTCAGTAAGAGCAATCGTTTGAGTATCAGCTTTACAGTCTGCATGCCTTGCCGGTTCGGTGGCAGGTCTACGTGCCCTCGTTGTAGCGGCGGATGAGATCCTGCACGTCCTGCTCGGTGGCTTTGCCGTCCTTGAAATCCCTGATCATGCGGTCGATGTCCTGCCGGGTGACGGTGCCCGTGTTCTGAACGAGGATATCCTGTGTCGCCTGCCTGATAAAGCCCAGAAGAGTATCCTGAAGGTACTGCGCGCCGTCAGGGTTCAGATGTGATCCATAGGCATATCCTGCCCAGTAGTCTTCGTTCAGGCAGTACCTGTTGGCCGCGCCCGCCGCCGTTTCGCACAGCAGGCGGTACGGGTCGAACTTCCAGACGTTTCTGTAAGCCCCGACGTTGCTATGGGTAAAGAAATCCTCCGAGGCGAACCACGTGGCAAGGTCATAGATGAGTTTTGCGCGGGCCGTATCACCACCGAAATTGTCGCTGTTTGACGTATTCAGGGCCAGCGGTGTGCCCATAATGAGGCAGAAATTCTGCTCTGGGTGGTTGGTCAGGCTGTCGACAAGCTCCCGGTACCAGGTCTTGATGCTGTCGACCTTCTGCTGGGTGGGATCACGCCACAGCCGGTAGGGGTTCTTGATTATGACCATGTCGTAGTCTTCCCACACCGAGTCGGTCGGGGTGTAGTAAATCCAGTGCCCGGTGAACGGGTGCCAGAAGACCGAGTCCTGCTTGCCCGGGACGCGGAACATATCCTCGAGAATAGGACAATCATCGACGGTAGCCATTTGGATGATGTGGTTCCGGTAGGACGGTCCCACCCACTGGTAATCCGCCACGTTCAGGTAGTTGACTTTGGGGCAGTCCTGTCCGTTGTAAGTTGGCACGGTGTCAGAAATCGCGTTGACCCCGGTGCCGTCGTTGTTCATGCTGTAGCTTCTAAAGACA
The genomic region above belongs to Acidobacteriota bacterium and contains:
- a CDS encoding GDSL-type esterase/lipase family protein → MQNLWKIILVGSILLNLVAIWGFFHFIRYGGSPLGELKRRLTGTTKQTGPSIPYAEENERIKKRLEAGETDSTRVVFFGASITARWDLERDFPRVSILNRGVGGQLVPQMLARFKRDVVDLRPRAVVIKFCSINIRPQLPLAVLKDGMEMMTQLARANDITPVVSTIIPAGKPEAHIGDFSAADSLRAFNTWVRQYAEVNSLYLIDFAAAIEDDDGFLPRDCSTDPVHVNERGYTILAAAARPVIYRAAGLSP
- a CDS encoding acyltransferase; this translates as MQTVKLILKRLLLLTGLVLTSPLIFVTLLEALLFGRKAERVYGSCKELLALCPTLCGQYLRLAFYWAVCTRISPDACFLFGSMVAHRDTVIRGGGVVGTHSIIGYADIGENVLFGARVSVISGKYQHGRPEERAQDGAVREEYQCIHIGGNSWIGEGALILADVGAGCTVGAGSVVYKEVPDGITVMGNPARKVSLQVTDTAGSAAGDK